A DNA window from Halococcus salifodinae DSM 8989 contains the following coding sequences:
- a CDS encoding polysaccharide pyruvyl transferase family protein: protein MQRGPIQREQTPLTQFFKNNPEREYSLIVPGGNHGDRLIYEGLNHELDRLDIQYESVQYRSGTLSNRIRRRINERIRDHNIDHIPFTVPQLNDPDAIMIHGGANVNDLWPHSILILRTLLKRYSNTPIVVAPQTYWFPITDFEAVLEGTEQPVHLFARERYSKRLLSNYNLPKSVSVGLSPDTAFYHDPQSLASKASSARSNYTDKKPYDLVSFRDDKERLVSDAEVEKIVKRSENCIVEDASLSPTYEDFIALVSSADRIYTDRLHVSILGALFDKDTEVYAGSYFKTRGVYNYTLSNFSNISFNES from the coding sequence ATGCAACGGGGTCCAATTCAGCGGGAACAAACACCACTCACACAGTTCTTCAAAAACAATCCTGAACGAGAATACTCGCTCATCGTACCGGGCGGAAACCACGGTGACCGACTCATTTACGAAGGACTAAACCACGAGCTTGATCGGCTTGACATTCAGTATGAATCTGTCCAGTACCGCTCAGGAACACTATCAAACAGAATTCGGCGTCGGATAAACGAGAGAATACGTGATCACAATATTGATCACATCCCATTTACTGTGCCTCAACTGAATGACCCAGATGCAATCATGATTCATGGAGGTGCGAATGTGAATGACCTCTGGCCCCATTCAATTCTGATTTTGCGTACGCTCCTGAAGCGCTACAGTAATACCCCAATCGTCGTTGCACCACAAACGTATTGGTTTCCAATAACTGATTTTGAGGCAGTTTTGGAAGGGACGGAACAACCAGTGCATCTGTTCGCTCGTGAACGATACAGCAAACGGTTACTTAGCAACTACAACTTGCCGAAGAGTGTCTCGGTAGGACTCTCACCAGACACCGCGTTCTATCATGATCCTCAGTCCCTTGCTTCGAAAGCTAGTTCTGCGCGTTCTAACTACACTGATAAAAAGCCGTATGACCTCGTTTCATTCCGCGATGATAAGGAGCGTCTTGTTTCAGATGCAGAAGTGGAAAAAATCGTCAAACGATCTGAAAACTGTATCGTGGAGGACGCCAGTCTATCCCCAACCTACGAAGATTTCATTGCGCTAGTTTCAAGTGCAGATAGAATATACACAGACCGATTGCACGTCTCAATACTGGGTGCGTTATTTGACAAGGATACAGAGGTGTACGCCGGGTCGTACTTCAAAACACGTGGCGTGTACAACTACACCTTGTCTAATTTCAGCAATATTTCATTTAACGAATCGTAA
- a CDS encoding glycosyltransferase family 2 protein, whose amino-acid sequence MVDLSVIIVTKLNRSEIDCIPVFERCSFKDYEVIIRGDEGISKARNEGIKQANAEKIVFVDDDATPCEGYLSAASNVLEEHEVVAGDVIHPSDDVISRLCTHYDQGDTSKYTDTIIGCNMGFQAEVFESVGYFDEEIEWGHDETELRDRILYKYPIFYEPQMRVFHMYAGSVFDYWKKRYRLGLADLYLYEKQNRSMNERLLKMLNPRSYFHPTISGTMVKAVGRITRNIGNVVALAEDVSEDID is encoded by the coding sequence ATGGTCGATTTGAGTGTCATTATCGTTACGAAATTGAATCGGAGTGAAATCGACTGTATCCCTGTATTCGAGAGATGTAGCTTCAAGGATTATGAGGTCATTATCCGTGGTGACGAGGGCATCTCGAAGGCGAGAAACGAAGGCATAAAACAAGCAAATGCGGAGAAAATTGTATTTGTCGATGATGATGCAACTCCGTGTGAGGGCTATCTTTCTGCCGCGTCTAATGTTCTGGAAGAACACGAGGTTGTTGCGGGCGATGTGATCCACCCCTCTGATGACGTAATTTCTCGCCTTTGCACTCACTATGATCAAGGCGACACCTCGAAGTATACGGATACTATTATTGGGTGCAACATGGGATTTCAGGCAGAAGTTTTCGAATCTGTCGGCTATTTTGATGAAGAAATCGAATGGGGACATGACGAAACAGAATTGCGTGATCGAATATTGTACAAATATCCAATTTTCTACGAGCCACAAATGAGAGTTTTTCATATGTATGCCGGCTCAGTTTTTGACTATTGGAAAAAGAGATATCGACTTGGTCTTGCGGACCTCTATTTATACGAGAAGCAAAATCGTTCCATGAATGAACGTTTGTTGAAAATGCTCAACCCGAGATCATATTTCCATCCAACGATTTCTGGTACTATGGTGAAAGCTGTTGGAAGGATAACCCGAAACATTGGGAATGTCGTTGCTTTGGCTGAGGACGTATCAGAAGATATTGATTAG
- a CDS encoding glycosyltransferase, whose amino-acid sequence MVNSIQSKPDVNHRTDTDTVSVVLPTHNRADVLQRALDSVLEQTHENIEVIVVDDASTDATESVVDEYDDDRIIYIQHEKSHGGSGARNTGIEKASGAFVAFLDDDDEWRPQKLSLQLDAYKCADEDVGVVYTGIENVDSKGQTNGVDSPRVDGDVTKKLLLHNFAGSFSVLLVDAETIEQTGLLDERFPSWQDWEYYIRLSEHAAFTAVPEPLIVRHNATHEQISDDLETKLTETYPMFRDKFDSLAAEYGRWFKRRRRGRLLFQLGYAALSRDRYALARRLLTRALVYDPTNPKGYVYWLVSLGGRYTYRPAQTLKRWAVRQSL is encoded by the coding sequence ATGGTAAACAGTATACAATCCAAACCAGACGTCAATCATAGAACGGACACGGATACCGTCAGCGTGGTGCTTCCGACCCACAACCGGGCGGATGTTCTCCAGCGAGCACTTGATAGTGTATTGGAACAGACCCACGAGAATATCGAGGTAATCGTCGTTGACGATGCGTCCACGGATGCCACGGAGTCAGTCGTTGACGAATATGACGATGACCGCATCATATATATTCAACATGAAAAAAGCCATGGTGGAAGCGGTGCCAGAAATACGGGCATTGAGAAAGCATCTGGCGCATTCGTTGCATTTCTCGATGATGACGACGAATGGCGACCACAGAAGCTATCGTTACAACTCGACGCCTACAAGTGTGCAGATGAGGACGTCGGCGTCGTTTATACGGGTATCGAGAACGTCGATTCCAAAGGCCAAACAAATGGAGTGGACTCCCCACGAGTCGATGGCGATGTTACCAAGAAGCTACTGCTCCACAATTTCGCGGGTTCGTTTTCGGTGCTCCTTGTCGATGCCGAAACGATTGAGCAAACCGGGCTTCTCGATGAGCGATTTCCAAGCTGGCAGGACTGGGAATACTATATTCGACTGTCGGAACACGCAGCGTTCACGGCGGTTCCCGAACCCCTAATCGTCCGGCACAACGCTACTCACGAACAGATCAGTGACGACCTCGAAACAAAACTCACTGAGACGTATCCAATGTTCCGTGACAAGTTTGATTCACTTGCGGCAGAGTACGGGCGATGGTTCAAGCGCCGACGCCGTGGTCGCCTGCTGTTCCAACTCGGATACGCGGCCCTCTCACGCGACCGATATGCGCTCGCACGGCGGCTGTTGACCCGAGCACTGGTGTACGATCCGACCAATCCAAAGGGATACGTTTACTGGCTGGTCTCCCTCGGTGGTCGATACACCTACCGACCGGCACAGACACTCAAGCGGTGGGCGGTTCGCCAATCTTTGTAG
- a CDS encoding O-antigen ligase family protein codes for MKDTVMRADTFWIGLLLLASSLSVTTLVPEMVGYVVILAVYVIFVGILFITDQFAVTYHWAVVPMVVLIWIVFMLTTALDPTSAGIIRLGAFVVITGINLFVVPAVIDRAALHDVIAYTAGVSVLIGLPTVVFGAYQIAGLTITPWRTTYELFDVSLNNLRSVFSNPNTLTAFSALGVVAAGASYIRSRTPITAGLVGLNALGAYLAGGRAGLLALIVAGVLYVVYRFFGRSALTGFVIAGALAVLAGFAMVFGIIPGPSAAMYVDLSSRRTIWTAAYEAILNRPAIGWGPGKDKMVLARYIAESNSVRGTHNSYIRMFLVGGILGGGAYLTITISLMIIGLWNARSETLFTFLLLIMFFIIQVFEGMTIFGLSLLSTMGAFFVGYVQSSSDTSKFVKINIHRGISGLRKMIRH; via the coding sequence ATGAAAGATACAGTAATGCGCGCCGACACGTTTTGGATCGGTCTGCTCCTCCTCGCGTCATCGCTATCTGTCACTACTCTTGTCCCAGAAATGGTCGGATATGTCGTGATTCTTGCGGTTTATGTAATTTTTGTTGGCATACTTTTCATTACTGATCAGTTTGCAGTCACTTATCACTGGGCAGTTGTTCCAATGGTAGTGTTAATATGGATAGTATTCATGCTCACAACAGCACTCGACCCTACTAGTGCAGGAATCATTCGCCTTGGCGCGTTCGTCGTGATTACCGGTATCAATCTCTTCGTCGTTCCGGCAGTTATCGACCGAGCCGCCCTCCATGACGTTATTGCCTACACGGCCGGAGTGTCTGTACTTATAGGTCTACCTACAGTTGTTTTTGGGGCATACCAGATTGCTGGACTCACTATCACGCCGTGGCGAACAACCTATGAACTCTTCGACGTCTCTTTGAACAATCTGCGGTCGGTGTTTAGCAACCCGAACACCCTAACGGCGTTCTCAGCTTTGGGAGTGGTTGCTGCTGGAGCGAGCTACATCCGTTCACGCACCCCGATAACTGCAGGATTAGTCGGATTGAACGCTCTCGGAGCCTATCTCGCGGGCGGACGAGCGGGGCTGCTAGCACTCATTGTCGCAGGTGTACTGTACGTCGTCTACCGGTTTTTCGGACGTAGTGCGCTGACAGGTTTCGTGATTGCCGGCGCGCTCGCAGTATTAGCGGGGTTTGCGATGGTTTTCGGCATTATTCCTGGACCGAGTGCTGCTATGTATGTCGATCTCAGCAGTCGTCGGACTATTTGGACAGCAGCGTACGAAGCGATACTTAATCGACCCGCAATTGGGTGGGGTCCTGGAAAGGACAAGATGGTGTTAGCGAGATATATTGCCGAGTCGAATTCTGTACGAGGAACTCACAACAGCTACATCCGAATGTTTCTAGTCGGCGGAATCCTCGGTGGCGGGGCATATCTTACCATCACTATTAGCTTAATGATTATTGGTTTATGGAATGCCCGCTCTGAGACGCTATTTACGTTTCTTTTGCTTATAATGTTCTTTATCATACAGGTTTTTGAGGGAATGACGATATTTGGCCTCAGCTTACTCTCAACGATGGGGGCTTTCTTTGTTGGCTACGTACAGTCCTCATCTGACACGAGTAAATTTGTGAAAATTAATATTCATAGGGGGATTTCCGGATTGAGAAAGATGATCCGACACTAA